A single genomic interval of Arachis duranensis cultivar V14167 chromosome 7, aradu.V14167.gnm2.J7QH, whole genome shotgun sequence harbors:
- the LOC107458010 gene encoding uncharacterized protein LOC107458010 — MASSSRRSTSGTYGSGNITGDRFCDCGLRAPLQVSNSVANRGRKYYACPNRRCGWFRWAGPNVKPSDSGDDRSSQPNFDFKPSERVERLNAEVVYLKFLMCVQLLVSLFCVVLIIVVLFLRKAFGCQMYKHIAYALDG; from the exons ATGGCTTCCTCAAGTCGTAGATCAACAAGTGGTACGTACGGCAGCGGGAACATAACGGGAGACCGGTTTTGTGATTGTGGGTTACGAGCACCGTTACAAGTTTCAAATAGCGTGGCCAACCGGGGAAGAAAGTACTACGCGTGTCCAAACAGGCGATGTGGATGGTTTAGATGGGCAGGCCCAAATGTCAAGCCTTCTGACTCCGGAGATGATCGATCTTCTCAGCCTAACTTTGATTTTAAGCCGAGCGAACGAGTGGAAAGACTTAATGCTGAAGTTGTGTATCTGAAGTTTCTAATGTGCGTTCAACTTCTTGTTTCCCTTTTTTGTGTTGTGTTGATCATTGTAGTGTTGT TTCTGAGGAAGGCATTTGGCTGCCAAATGTATAAACATATTGCTTATGCGTTAGATGGATAA